A window from Telopea speciosissima isolate NSW1024214 ecotype Mountain lineage chromosome 8, Tspe_v1, whole genome shotgun sequence encodes these proteins:
- the LOC122672472 gene encoding LOB domain-containing protein 24-like, whose product MSHSTRCAACKSLRRRCPRDCILAPYFPSNDPQRFSSVHKIFGASNISKILQQLPVQERAKAADCMSFEATSRIQDPVYGCVRIISQLQQQLLITQRELVMTQAQLAFYYAQQQ is encoded by the exons ATGTCTCATTCTACCCGTTGTGCAGCTTGCAAATCACTAAGAAGGAGATGCCCTCGAGATTGCATTCTAGCCCCTTATTTCCCTTCAAATGATCCTCAAAGATTTTCCTCTGTTCATAAAATCTTTGGTGCCAGTAATATTTCAAAGATTTTACAG CAACTCCCAGTCCAGGAACGTGCAAAGGCAGCAGATTGCATGTCATTTGAAGCAACTTCAAGGATTCAAGACCCAGTTTATGGTTGTGTTAGGATTATCTCTCAATTACAACAACAGTTACTGATCACTCAACGTGAACTTGTAATGACACAAGCTCAACTTGCCTTCTACTACGCACAACAACAATAA